From a single Pseudomonas triticicola genomic region:
- a CDS encoding TonB-dependent siderophore receptor gives MTVRATCKNPLNFTAESTLLRHAVRAALLTTALGVSVLPSLSLAANTGTEISHRYNIAAGPLGEALNQFARQAGITLAMTPQQTQGQQSPGVQGEYSTDQALSHLLGGSGLEAVSQDGSSYILRPLAESEALALPTTDIKGFALGNALGSMAGYNATHSQIATKTSTALLETSQSVSVVTREQMDDQGSQTVSQAMRYTPGVLTNPYGATHRYDYVAMRGFNDGSVDNIYLDGLKSMGDSGTYSTMQVDPYFLERVDILKGPSSVLYGRSSPGGLVALTSKKPLYEAYHQVQATVGTQGQRGIGFDFSGPVDDDKRIAYRLTGLSDQSDTQFDHNKEKRFALAPTLSIDFSEDTSLTLQAYLQHDPDGGYHGGVPADGTIHQRNGERISPRFFEGEPGIDGYSRDQQSFGYQFEHRFNDVFTARQNFRYLDSKVNMDQVYAYGWTTPTSNELNRYYTGGDERLHAFIVDNMLQAEFFTGATKHTVLMGADYQRRKTVVDWTSGGLAPINAFNPVYGNSAIEMYGETSYLRRLEQTGVYLQDLIEMDKWRFSLGLRQDWVETSDENRIAEAGRPVGTEINDRRTKLTGRAGALYLFDNGLAPYISYSESFNPNSYADSAGNPLAPTDGTQWEVGLKYQPPGTDNLFTASLFRIDQENLATKLPQENFYRAVGAVRSQGLELEAHMQLTDNLKVLGSYTFTDIEYSKSMISTLSTPTDAIENKGNSPTQAPRHMASLWADYKFDSAALDGLRLGGGVRYVGYSWADAENTMKVPSYTLFDASIGYDLGKVGLKGVDVRLNANNLTNESYVASCASLNFCYMGEERNVAATVSYQF, from the coding sequence ATGACTGTCCGCGCCACTTGTAAGAACCCTCTGAATTTCACTGCAGAATCGACACTACTGCGCCATGCGGTTCGGGCGGCACTGCTGACCACCGCGCTGGGCGTCAGCGTATTACCGAGCCTGAGTCTGGCCGCCAACACCGGCACCGAGATCAGCCACCGCTACAACATTGCTGCCGGGCCATTGGGCGAGGCGTTGAATCAGTTTGCCCGGCAGGCCGGTATCACCCTGGCGATGACGCCGCAACAGACCCAAGGTCAGCAATCTCCCGGCGTGCAGGGTGAATATTCGACCGACCAGGCCTTGAGCCATTTGCTCGGTGGCTCAGGGCTGGAAGCCGTCAGCCAGGACGGCAGCAGCTACATTCTGCGCCCGCTGGCTGAAAGCGAAGCGCTGGCCTTGCCGACCACCGACATCAAAGGCTTCGCCCTCGGCAACGCGCTGGGCAGCATGGCCGGCTACAACGCCACGCACAGCCAGATCGCCACCAAGACCAGTACCGCCCTGCTGGAGACCTCGCAAAGCGTATCGGTGGTGACGCGTGAGCAAATGGATGACCAAGGCTCGCAAACCGTCTCGCAAGCGATGCGCTACACCCCGGGTGTGCTGACCAACCCGTATGGCGCCACCCATCGTTACGACTACGTGGCGATGCGCGGTTTCAACGACGGCTCGGTGGACAACATCTACCTCGACGGCCTCAAGTCGATGGGCGACAGCGGCACCTACAGCACCATGCAGGTCGATCCGTATTTCCTTGAACGCGTGGATATTCTCAAAGGCCCGTCATCGGTGCTGTACGGCCGTAGCTCGCCCGGCGGTCTGGTCGCGCTGACCAGCAAAAAGCCGTTGTATGAGGCCTACCATCAGGTGCAGGCGACAGTGGGGACGCAAGGCCAGCGCGGGATTGGTTTTGACTTCAGCGGTCCGGTCGATGACGACAAGCGCATTGCCTATCGTCTGACCGGATTGAGCGATCAGTCCGACACGCAATTCGATCACAACAAGGAAAAACGCTTCGCCCTCGCGCCGACGTTGAGCATCGATTTCAGCGAAGACACCTCGCTGACCCTGCAGGCCTATCTGCAACACGATCCGGACGGTGGTTACCACGGCGGCGTTCCGGCGGACGGCACGATCCATCAGCGCAATGGCGAGCGCATCTCGCCGCGCTTCTTCGAGGGCGAGCCGGGGATCGACGGCTACTCTCGTGACCAGCAGTCGTTCGGCTATCAGTTCGAACATCGTTTCAACGATGTCTTCACCGCCCGGCAGAACTTCCGCTATCTCGATTCCAAAGTGAACATGGATCAGGTCTACGCCTATGGCTGGACCACCCCGACCAGCAATGAACTGAACCGCTATTACACCGGCGGTGATGAGCGCCTGCATGCGTTCATCGTCGACAACATGCTGCAGGCCGAATTCTTCACCGGCGCGACCAAGCACACAGTCCTGATGGGCGCGGATTATCAACGGCGCAAAACCGTGGTCGACTGGACCAGCGGTGGCCTCGCGCCAATCAATGCGTTCAATCCGGTATACGGCAACTCGGCGATCGAGATGTACGGCGAGACCAGCTATCTGCGTCGCCTCGAACAGACCGGTGTGTACCTGCAAGACCTGATCGAGATGGACAAGTGGCGCTTCTCGCTGGGCCTGCGTCAGGACTGGGTCGAGACATCCGATGAAAACCGTATCGCCGAAGCGGGGCGCCCGGTGGGTACAGAGATCAATGATCGGCGCACGAAACTCACTGGGCGTGCCGGCGCTTTATACCTGTTTGATAACGGTCTGGCGCCATACATCAGCTACTCCGAGTCGTTTAACCCGAACTCTTATGCCGACAGCGCCGGTAATCCACTCGCCCCTACCGATGGCACACAGTGGGAAGTCGGTTTGAAGTATCAGCCGCCGGGCACCGATAACCTGTTCACCGCCTCGCTGTTCCGCATCGACCAGGAAAACCTCGCGACCAAACTGCCGCAGGAAAACTTCTATCGCGCGGTCGGCGCCGTGCGCTCGCAAGGTCTGGAGCTGGAAGCGCATATGCAACTGACCGATAACTTGAAAGTGCTCGGCAGTTACACCTTCACTGATATCGAATATTCCAAATCGATGATCAGCACCTTGAGCACGCCGACCGATGCCATCGAGAACAAGGGCAACTCACCGACTCAGGCGCCGCGACACATGGCCTCGCTGTGGGCTGACTACAAGTTCGACAGCGCCGCACTTGATGGGCTGCGCCTGGGTGGTGGGGTGCGCTATGTCGGCTACAGCTGGGCCGATGCGGAGAACACGATGAAGGTGCCGTCTTACACGCTGTTCGACGCCTCGATTGGTTATGACTTGGGCAAGGTCGGCTTGAAAGGTGTGGATGTACGGCTCAACGCGAACAACCTGACTAACGAATCCTATGTCGCGTCCTGCGCCAGTCTGAATTTCTGCTACATGGGCGAAGAACGTAACGTAGCGGCGACCGTCAGCTACCAGTTCTAA
- a CDS encoding sigma-70 family RNA polymerase sigma factor, producing the protein MSSPELVVQALYGSHHGWLNAWLRARLGNAADAADLAQDTFLRLLQRTERLELKAPRAFLRTIARGLVIDHWRREEIERAYLETIAHLPEGEVPDAESRALVLELLESIARMLEGLKPKVRQAFLLAQCEGLTHKQIAEQLGVSVRSVERYVADALYHCYVLRYES; encoded by the coding sequence ATGTCTTCACCTGAGTTGGTCGTACAGGCGCTTTACGGTAGTCATCACGGCTGGCTCAACGCTTGGCTGCGCGCGCGGCTGGGCAACGCAGCGGATGCGGCGGATCTGGCTCAGGACACTTTCCTGCGCCTGCTGCAACGTACCGAACGCCTCGAACTGAAAGCGCCCCGAGCTTTCTTGCGAACCATCGCGCGCGGTCTGGTGATCGATCATTGGCGCCGCGAGGAAATCGAGCGGGCGTATCTGGAGACCATTGCTCACTTGCCTGAAGGCGAAGTACCTGATGCCGAATCGCGCGCGTTGGTGCTGGAACTGCTGGAAAGCATTGCGCGCATGCTCGAAGGACTGAAGCCGAAAGTGCGTCAGGCGTTTCTCCTGGCGCAGTGCGAAGGTTTGACTCACAAACAGATCGCCGAGCAGTTGGGCGTGTCGGTACGTTCAGTGGAACGCTACGTCGCCGATGCGCTGTATCACTGCTATGTGTTGCGGTATGAAAGCTGA
- a CDS encoding PepSY-associated TM helix domain-containing protein has translation MRAFLVLLHRYIGLVTAVFLLLAGLTGSVLAFNHELDEWLNPQFYEATSMGERLSPGALVDAVQTAHPKLQVWYMEYPHETGHTALLAAVPRKDPATGQPFDERNQVFYLDPVSAEQKGARYWGECCFQRENFIPFILEFHYNLTLPGNWGLLLMGGVAIAWVIDCFVALWLTLPRGKPFWKKWATAWKVKGGHAYRLNFDLHRAGGLWLWLLLLPIAVSSVAMNLPSQVFKPAVSLFSPIEPSVYEARGRMPANQLGTTQLSYQQAYERALQEGKRLGLTAAIGELYYSFEYNFYGAGFGQHDTDAHGKSWLFFHGTDGRFLGQEIAGQGTLGEQFYRLQLPIHGGRIIGVTGQVMIAVLGVLIAGLSGTGVYIWWCKWQARRSSKSRRTA, from the coding sequence ATGCGTGCGTTTCTGGTTTTGTTGCATCGATATATTGGCTTGGTTACTGCGGTGTTTTTATTGTTGGCCGGCCTGACCGGCAGTGTGCTGGCGTTTAATCACGAATTGGATGAGTGGCTGAATCCGCAGTTCTACGAGGCGACGTCAATGGGTGAGCGCTTGTCGCCGGGCGCGTTGGTAGATGCAGTGCAGACTGCACATCCGAAACTGCAAGTCTGGTACATGGAGTATCCCCATGAGACGGGGCATACGGCGCTACTGGCGGCCGTTCCGCGTAAGGATCCGGCGACGGGCCAGCCGTTTGATGAGCGCAATCAGGTGTTCTATCTGGACCCGGTCAGCGCGGAGCAAAAAGGCGCGCGCTACTGGGGTGAATGCTGTTTTCAGCGAGAGAACTTCATCCCGTTCATTCTGGAGTTTCATTACAACCTGACATTGCCCGGTAACTGGGGATTGCTGTTGATGGGTGGGGTGGCGATCGCTTGGGTGATCGACTGTTTTGTCGCATTGTGGCTGACCTTGCCGCGCGGCAAGCCATTCTGGAAGAAGTGGGCGACTGCGTGGAAGGTCAAAGGCGGGCATGCCTACCGCTTGAACTTCGATCTGCATCGCGCCGGAGGATTGTGGTTGTGGCTGCTGCTGTTACCGATCGCCGTCAGCAGCGTGGCGATGAACTTGCCGAGCCAGGTGTTCAAGCCTGCAGTTTCGTTGTTTTCGCCCATCGAGCCGAGCGTTTATGAAGCCAGAGGACGAATGCCCGCCAATCAACTGGGGACGACACAGCTAAGTTATCAACAGGCGTACGAAAGGGCATTGCAGGAAGGGAAACGATTAGGACTGACGGCGGCAATCGGCGAGTTGTATTACAGCTTTGAGTACAACTTCTACGGCGCAGGATTTGGACAGCACGATACGGACGCACATGGAAAATCCTGGTTGTTCTTTCACGGTACCGATGGCCGATTTTTGGGACAGGAGATCGCAGGACAGGGCACGCTTGGAGAGCAGTTCTATCGACTCCAGTTGCCGATACATGGGGGACGGATCATCGGGGTGACAGGGCAGGTAATGATCGCGGTACTGGGTGTGTTGATTGCGGGGTTATCAGGGACGGGAGTTTATATCTGGTGGTGCAAGTGGCAGGCAAGACGCAGCAGCAAGAGTCGCAGAACGGCCTGA
- a CDS encoding FecR domain-containing protein, which translates to MPVDNLSLARRVEPRQQVVKQAIHWLLRLRNNHGNSRLTRQCEQWRAEHYEHEIAWQRVQSLQAELSSSLRAVPGAQVAFNTLENSAQGLGRRQALKLLSGALLMGSAAWLAKDSAAWQQWSADYATATGERRGFQLPDGTRIELNTASAVDLDYTAQQRLIKLTRGEIIVTCGGADEDAAADRPLRIQNRHGTYAPFDARFILRQEEQCTRLSVTRGRVLVRAGSHSLEALAGQSFLVDQSGLRAAPTPDMDAGAWLDGLIVTRNMRLGDFLAEVGRYRPGYLHCSADIADLRLSGVFRLEDTDRLLAVLPQTLPVQLRYRTRWWVTLERAV; encoded by the coding sequence ATGCCTGTGGATAACCTCTCACTCGCTCGCCGCGTCGAACCGCGCCAACAGGTGGTCAAGCAAGCAATTCACTGGCTGCTGCGGCTGCGCAACAACCACGGCAATTCGCGGCTGACTCGCCAATGCGAGCAGTGGCGCGCCGAGCATTACGAACATGAAATCGCCTGGCAGCGGGTGCAGTCGCTGCAAGCCGAATTGAGTTCCAGTCTGCGCGCCGTGCCGGGTGCGCAGGTCGCTTTCAACACCTTGGAAAACAGTGCGCAAGGACTGGGCCGTCGCCAGGCCTTGAAGTTGTTGTCCGGCGCGCTGCTGATGGGATCTGCCGCGTGGCTGGCCAAGGACAGCGCCGCCTGGCAGCAATGGAGCGCCGACTACGCGACAGCGACTGGCGAACGGCGCGGTTTCCAGTTGCCCGACGGCACGCGCATCGAACTAAACACCGCCAGCGCCGTAGACCTGGATTACACCGCGCAGCAGCGCCTGATCAAACTGACCCGTGGCGAGATCATCGTTACCTGCGGCGGCGCTGACGAAGACGCGGCGGCCGATCGACCGCTGCGCATACAGAATCGCCACGGCACTTATGCGCCGTTCGATGCGCGTTTCATTTTGCGTCAGGAAGAACAGTGCACGCGGCTCAGCGTTACCCGTGGCCGGGTGTTGGTTCGCGCTGGCAGTCATTCCCTCGAAGCACTCGCCGGGCAGAGTTTTCTGGTCGATCAAAGCGGTTTGCGCGCAGCGCCGACGCCGGATATGGATGCGGGCGCCTGGCTCGACGGTTTGATTGTCACGCGCAATATGCGGCTGGGTGACTTCCTCGCTGAAGTCGGCCGTTATCGCCCGGGTTATCTCCATTGTTCGGCGGATATCGCAGACCTGCGCCTTTCTGGGGTGTTCCGTCTGGAGGACACCGACAGGCTGCTGGCGGTCCTGCCGCAGACGCTGCCGGTGCAATTGCGTTATCGCACCCGCTGGTGGGTGACCCTGGAACGTGCGGTGTGA